The region GCCCATAAGTCACCTTGCGAATCACCAAAGATGATCTCTCTTCTTACATCACCATCCAGATCGAGCAGCAGAGCCGAAGAGTTGGAGGTTCCGGATAGAGCAAATGGCCAATTGGCTTGCTGCAGAGAAAGTTTAACTTCATAATCAAAAGATGCTTCATAAGGGAATGGATTGCTCTGATTAGCAGTGATCGTAAGTATGAAAGGTATTGTTAAATTTGATAAAGTTGCCTCTGTTGTGAAACGGAAGGGATTGGTAGTATTCAGAACGACAGAGCCACCGTCTATATTTGGAAAACTTACCGTATCGATCAAGATCTCGACACCGGGTGCTTCAGTAGAAAGAGTAGCAGTTACACTTGTAGCTGTTAGCCAATATAGGTCATTGTATAGAGCAAAAATAAGGTTTATTTCTTCTCCCGGATTGGGAACACCATCACCGTCACCACTATATTCAAGTAAAGTATGTTGATAGATAGAAAGGTGTGGGATCTTATCATACATGGTAGCTCGGTAAGCATTTACCCTACCAGCTCCCAATAAGCCTGCATAATCAGGATTAAGATCATCTATATAATCAGAGGTAAACATAATTCTATCTCTAAGATCTAACGGCAGAATCTCAGGATGAAGTGATTTAACTAAGGCAGCAACTCCAGCTACAATAGGAGATGACATTGATGTCCCACTTGTTGAGTAGTAGGTATTGTTTCCCCAAGTAGAACGAATATTGACTCCTGGTGCGGATATATCGATTGGTACACCATAGTCAGAAAAATTTACCTTGATATCATTTGGATCGGTAGCTGCAACACAAAAAGCGTTCACGGCATCGGCCGGATAATCTTGATACGATGCATTATGTTCCATATTACTATTGCCTGCGGCTGCAACAACCAGCGAACCTAAATTAGTAGCATAATTCACTACAGAGTTGGCATAGGTTCCACTCCCGGGACCACCCCAACTACAATTGATAATATGAGCACCGGATTGTGCTGCATACTGTACTTGCTGATAAGCATACTGAACTCCGCCACTTGGTGCATTTGAAGGTGCTCCCTTACATGACATTAATGAGACATTCATGGCAGTACCTGTTACACCAATGTTGTTATTACCTACTGCTCCAGCACAACCGGCAACATGGGTCCCATGTTCATTGCCTGGAAAATTCTGATAGGGGTTATTGTTGTTCTCAACAAAATCCCAACCAATAACATCATCAATAAAACCATTACCATCATTATCGATCCCGTCTCCACCATAGATCATACCGTTTACCCAGTCAATGGTTATCCCGGGTAGTTCTGCCTCATTGATCCAGATATTATCTGCCAGATCGGGATGATTCCACTTAACTCCTGTATCTGTTATGGCAACAATAACCTCACTGCTTCCTTGTACATAGTTCCATGTTTGAGGCATACTAATTCTGGGATGATGCCATTGCAGATTATATTCAGGATCGTTAGGTATAAATCTTGTCCTATTGATAGTTTCGTATTCTGCAAACAAGATATCTTTCTCATTTACTAAAGCAATCTGAGCACTCTCTATGTTATCATTGGATTCTAAAACTATTCGGTATATGTTTTGGATATGGATCCCATTATCATGCCAATCAAGATGGGTGACTGAATGATGCATCTGCACTAGATCAACCACGCGATACTCTTCAGCTATGCGGTTGAAACTCTGCATGTGGGTAACGACAATACCATCATTACGAGTAAATTCGATCTCCCCATATCTATTCCCTATTGCATCCCTCGAAAAGGCAACAATAATAGATCGTGGATAAAAATATTCTTCAATAAAAGGCAAACCTTCTGCTGAAAGGAGTCCGATCATCAAAGTAAAAATAGTTATCTTTATTAGTATTTTTAACATGTTGTTAATTCCCCTTAAAATTATAACCAGCACCTACTTAGAAAACAAGTAGGTGCTGGCATTGATTAACACTATTATTTCAAAAGCATCATTCTTCTGTTGATGATCTGTCCATCACTCTCCAGACTATAGAAATAAAGACCACTGGAGACATTAATGCCTCTGTTGTCAGTTCCATTCCAGACTGTCTGATGGGTACCAGCATTTAAATAGTCATCTACAAGAACCTTTACTAACTGACCTTTAACATTATAAACACTCAATTTTACATGAGATGCATGCGGAAGGTTCATTTTGATGATAGTCTCAGGATTGAATGGATTTGGATAGTTGGTTACAGTAAGTACGTCATTACTCGGGATCAATATCTCATCAACATCGGAATATCCTGCTAGTATTGCTCTGATCATGAAGTTTCCGTTCTGGAATTGTGACCACGGATTCGTAGTGATCTTTATATAGCTATTTCCAACACTATCCTCATCAACACCAATAGCTGAAGAATTAGCAGATTCTAGAATACCGACAAAGAAATATCCATCTTCTAAATAAATAGGTGTTCCTTCCGGTATCGGGATAATATTCCAACCTAACTGTATCTGATTAGCTGGGAAAACAAACTGTGCAATAGCAAATTCACCGGGGAAGCCATCTTCATCTTCCCACACTTTTATAACCATAGGCGCAGTTCTAACAGTTTCAACATATATCTTTAAGTGAGTTAGTTGTACTTCATTGATTATATTCGGCATAAACTTAACTGCTAAATGGCTATTATTGCCTACATTATATCCTGATTCAGCTGTACCGTCATCATAAGCTAATTCCTCTGATGTTGCCGGAATGACAAATGCTGATGCTACGTTTGAGTACCCAGATTCACTTGTACCATAAAGAGCTGTAACAACATAGTAGTTAACTGCTCCCTCTTCAGGATTTTGATGTACAAAGTTTGTCTCAGTTGCATCTGTTGTTCCAATACTTGTGTATCCTGCTCCAGAGGAAAGAGAGTGATAAACATTGTAACCGGTAATCTCTTCTCTTTGCAGATGCTTAACTACAGGTTCGCCAGTTCTTATGTCCAGGATCTCGACTAATGCCTGAATATTCCAATTAGCATCTATAGCACCACCAGAAGCAGTGTATAAGCTTTGCCATCCACCAGCTCCCATTCTAATCATATCACCTTTGCCAGGAACATGAGGACCTGAGTCGCAGCCAGCAGGAAACTCTCCTGCTACATGCTCTACATTATACCCCACCCAATAATCTTGTCCAAACTCAAGATAAACAGGTTCAGTAAGAGTTAATTCATTCCATTGATTGAAAGTGAGTCCTGTCAAAGCTTGATTATAAACTACTTCATTACCACTTACCCCCTTCCAAATATATAATTCGTATGAAGTTGTAGCCACAGAAGATCTGGGAAATATTTTAACTGTAGTTATATAACCACCAACATATGGCTCCATATCCTGTCGGGAGAAGAAAGCAGCAACATCAAAAGTTCCATCTGCAGTCAAACCTATACCATCAAAATTAATACCATCATCCCAATGAATCCAACCTTCTGAACCGCCAGCTCCGGGAGGTGACCAAGATAAGTTAACCTCTTGCCCTTCAGCTTCGGCTGTTAGATTAATTGGAACAGGAAGATACTCTGAATGATAGATAGTATAGTTATCGATCATCAAACCTTCACCAACTGGGGTGTGGTCTATCGATCTCAAGAATATTCTGAACTGAACCGTCTGTCCGGCATACTCAGAAATATAACCGTCTAATGAATAGGCAGATATCATAGAAGTCCACATATCTGGTACGTCAATATAGACATAGTTTGGATCTCCAGGAATATTATACGGATTACTCATTGCATACCATGAGAAGCCGGCATCAGGAGATATTTCCCAACCCCAATAGTCACAATTTGGGAAAAGATTTGTATCTCCATCTACAGCCCCTCTGACCATAAAGTCGACCCTAATATCGCCACTTGAAGGTAGAGTTATTGGTTCTGAAACCAGATAATTCATCATTAAGCCATCGTAAGATCCTTGATCATTTTGACATACTGCTGCATGCGGTGGTGATGGTGGTAAAGGAGTTGGAGTTCCGATATGCCATAAATCTCCACCGACAGGAACGACACTGGAAGCTACCATACCGTGTGTTTGATTGTCATTAAAATCATGATCAAATGCTCCTAACGCTATATTGTCAACCATGATACCGAACCAGGAAGGATTTTCTGTTGTGTCAGCGGCAGGATCTGATGCAAAAGCAAATCTTATTCTTACATTTTGTCCAACATAGCTGCTCAGATCAAAAGAGGCATCAACCCAACCATCAGAACTGCCACCCCAACCGGGTACACCAACACCTTCTCCATGAGAAACACCGAAACTGTACATTGATGTACAATTATAAGCCGGAGTACCATTGATAACTGTCCATGTATTCCCACCATCAGTAGAAATACGAATATTTGCTCCATCCCAACCGTCATATTGTTGATATGTTTCGGGGGGTTCCATATTATAATTCAACTTAAAAGTTAACGTGCTATTACCTGCTGTAACAGCAATCTCAGGGGTATCTAAAGCTAGATACTGCAGATTTCTATATCCACCGATCTCAGGATCACCCATCCACCAAGAATAACCTACTCCACCATAAGCATTCCAATCTGTTAAATGCCACATTGCAGCGGGTAGTGTTCCATCAACGGAATACCAACCATTCCAACCACTTTCAAAATCTTGCATATAGAATACTGTCTCTTCCCTTAAAACATTTTGCTCATTTCTTAATGATCCTCGTAAATTTGCTGTTTGCCCTGTGAGACTAGCAACCTCAAATGCGTTTACTCCCGAATGAGGTGTCATAATTGAGTCAGCATAGACAACACCAAGAACGAAAACCATCAGAATAGCCAAAATCAAGTGTTTTTTCATTTCACTTATCCTCCATATTGTTTATAGTATGAACCATAGATAATTATTTAAAATAGACAAAGGTTTTCTTGTCAAACCTTTTTTTATCAAGGAAATGAGCCAACATCAGTACTCATAAAAACTTTCTTAAAATTACATATCTTTTCGTTAATAGATACTCAACATTTAATCCCCTGAACTTATACGATTGATTTGGAATATAAAAATCAGAGACTTCATTAAGTTTTAAGTTTCTTCTTTTCAGCAGCAGGGAAGAGTATGTTGTTAAGAATCAATCTGTACCCTGGAGAATTCTTATGTAATGATAGATTTGTTTCAGGGTCACCAATACGATGTGCATAATCTTCCGGGTCATGCCCTCCATAGAAAGTGAAAGTACCATTTCCTAAATTACCGTGGATATATTTTGCTTCATCTTCACCTGGTGATTCTCCTAAAATAATTACACTGCTCTTTATGTATTCCATATGATAGGAAGTAGTCTGACCTAAAAAACCATTTACTGTATTAGTATGATTTTGGGTGAGCATAGTAGGTACAGGATCAAACTTGGCAGAGAAGTCAAAGAGGACAAAATAGTCCTGTTCAGGACCTCTCAATCTAGCATAATTACTGGCATCGACACTTGAGTGTTCATAAATATAAGGATTAGTTGTAAGCGTGAAATTCTCAAAGGCAAAAGTACGTGAAAAATCTAATTTGCTTTTGTAATTGGGATCAACTCCATCACCATCAAAGGAAGCTTCAACTATATCAATCCCATATGCAGCTAAGGCAATTTCAAGAGTTTCTGTTGCGGCACACATAGCAAACAGAAAACCACCATTCTTGGCATATTGTCTAATCTTATCAGCAACATCATGTTTCAATTGCCAAACCTTTTGATATCCTAATCGTGCAGCCATGGCTTCATTGATTCTTACATCTTCCTGATACCATGCAGCAGTACGGTAACTACCATAAAACTTGCCGTATTGACCAGTAAAATCTTCATGGTGAAGATGTAACCAATCATAGTCGTCAAGCATACCTAGTAAGACCTCTTCGTCCCATAGAGTATCATAGTCAATTTCGGCATAAGTCAATGCCAAAGTAACTGCATCGTCCCAAGGGAGAGAATTTGGCGGAGTATAGATAGCTATTTGGGGTTCTTTTTCTAAAACCACTATGTCCATATTTGCTTCGTTGATAATAGAATAGATATTTGTAACTTCTGATGAAGAGACTCTTTCAAATCTAACTCCTCGTATATTACAAATGCCTTCAATTTCTCTCGAGTCAGGAATCAGAAAAGAACCACCTCGATAGTTTAATAACCATTGGACATTTATATCCTTTGTTAACGCATAAAAAGCTATTCCATATGCCTTTAGATGATCTGTTTGAGCTCCGTCCATTGGGATTAGTAACTCAGAAAATAAAGGATTAACTGCTAGAAAAACGATTACTATCAGTATGATTACCTTGAATAAAATCATTTGTAACCTCTTATCAGTCTATTAAATCGATAATTATCTCATTGGAAACAAAAAAACCTTCTGTTGTTAACTTTAAATAGCCATTAT is a window of Candidatus Cloacimonadota bacterium DNA encoding:
- a CDS encoding S8 family serine peptidase; its protein translation is MLKILIKITIFTLMIGLLSAEGLPFIEEYFYPRSIIVAFSRDAIGNRYGEIEFTRNDGIVVTHMQSFNRIAEEYRVVDLVQMHHSVTHLDWHDNGIHIQNIYRIVLESNDNIESAQIALVNEKDILFAEYETINRTRFIPNDPEYNLQWHHPRISMPQTWNYVQGSSEVIVAITDTGVKWNHPDLADNIWINEAELPGITIDWVNGMIYGGDGIDNDGNGFIDDVIGWDFVENNNNPYQNFPGNEHGTHVAGCAGAVGNNNIGVTGTAMNVSLMSCKGAPSNAPSGGVQYAYQQVQYAAQSGAHIINCSWGGPGSGTYANSVVNYATNLGSLVVAAAGNSNMEHNASYQDYPADAVNAFCVAATDPNDIKVNFSDYGVPIDISAPGVNIRSTWGNNTYYSTSGTSMSSPIVAGVAALVKSLHPEILPLDLRDRIMFTSDYIDDLNPDYAGLLGAGRVNAYRATMYDKIPHLSIYQHTLLEYSGDGDGVPNPGEEINLIFALYNDLYWLTATSVTATLSTEAPGVEILIDTVSFPNIDGGSVVLNTTNPFRFTTEATLSNLTIPFILTITANQSNPFPYEASFDYEVKLSLQQANWPFALSGTSNSSALLLDLDGDVRREIIFGDSQGDLWALKHNKTPLPGFPVNLGSNISAAVAAADLNNNGTTEIIANSQTGLINCVNPSGDILFQYNAGGQLRSNPMLVDVNNNGNLEIVALTFSNPRLIILNHDGTDFPGFPVTISAAVLSSPASADLNGDGHKEIIFNTSGGSLHAISTVTGTDIDGWPKSIGSAS
- a CDS encoding asparagine synthetase B, which translates into the protein MILFKVIILIVIVFLAVNPLFSELLIPMDGAQTDHLKAYGIAFYALTKDINVQWLLNYRGGSFLIPDSREIEGICNIRGVRFERVSSSEVTNIYSIINEANMDIVVLEKEPQIAIYTPPNSLPWDDAVTLALTYAEIDYDTLWDEEVLLGMLDDYDWLHLHHEDFTGQYGKFYGSYRTAAWYQEDVRINEAMAARLGYQKVWQLKHDVADKIRQYAKNGGFLFAMCAATETLEIALAAYGIDIVEASFDGDGVDPNYKSKLDFSRTFAFENFTLTTNPYIYEHSSVDASNYARLRGPEQDYFVLFDFSAKFDPVPTMLTQNHTNTVNGFLGQTTSYHMEYIKSSVIILGESPGEDEAKYIHGNLGNGTFTFYGGHDPEDYAHRIGDPETNLSLHKNSPGYRLILNNILFPAAEKKKLKT
- a CDS encoding immune inhibitor A, with amino-acid sequence MKKHLILAILMVFVLGVVYADSIMTPHSGVNAFEVASLTGQTANLRGSLRNEQNVLREETVFYMQDFESGWNGWYSVDGTLPAAMWHLTDWNAYGGVGYSWWMGDPEIGGYRNLQYLALDTPEIAVTAGNSTLTFKLNYNMEPPETYQQYDGWDGANIRISTDGGNTWTVINGTPAYNCTSMYSFGVSHGEGVGVPGWGGSSDGWVDASFDLSSYVGQNVRIRFAFASDPAADTTENPSWFGIMVDNIALGAFDHDFNDNQTHGMVASSVVPVGGDLWHIGTPTPLPPSPPHAAVCQNDQGSYDGLMMNYLVSEPITLPSSGDIRVDFMVRGAVDGDTNLFPNCDYWGWEISPDAGFSWYAMSNPYNIPGDPNYVYIDVPDMWTSMISAYSLDGYISEYAGQTVQFRIFLRSIDHTPVGEGLMIDNYTIYHSEYLPVPINLTAEAEGQEVNLSWSPPGAGGSEGWIHWDDGINFDGIGLTADGTFDVAAFFSRQDMEPYVGGYITTVKIFPRSSVATTSYELYIWKGVSGNEVVYNQALTGLTFNQWNELTLTEPVYLEFGQDYWVGYNVEHVAGEFPAGCDSGPHVPGKGDMIRMGAGGWQSLYTASGGAIDANWNIQALVEILDIRTGEPVVKHLQREEITGYNVYHSLSSGAGYTSIGTTDATETNFVHQNPEEGAVNYYVVTALYGTSESGYSNVASAFVIPATSEELAYDDGTAESGYNVGNNSHLAVKFMPNIINEVQLTHLKIYVETVRTAPMVIKVWEDEDGFPGEFAIAQFVFPANQIQLGWNIIPIPEGTPIYLEDGYFFVGILESANSSAIGVDEDSVGNSYIKITTNPWSQFQNGNFMIRAILAGYSDVDEILIPSNDVLTVTNYPNPFNPETIIKMNLPHASHVKLSVYNVKGQLVKVLVDDYLNAGTHQTVWNGTDNRGINVSSGLYFYSLESDGQIINRRMMLLK